In one Pyxidicoccus xibeiensis genomic region, the following are encoded:
- a CDS encoding bifunctional folylpolyglutamate synthase/dihydrofolate synthase, which yields MSAPRTPQEALAFFAKLNPSGIKLGLERVREALVALGHPERRYPALHVAGTNGKGSTCAFTAAALQAAGHHVGLYTSPHLVRVNERIRVDGEDISDEAFGRAILEVLERYPSAVSEPMTYFEFGTVVALWHFARVGVDVAVLETGLGGRLDATTASSPVVTAITPVSFDHMEYLGHTLAAIAGEKAGILKPGVPCVVARQEPEALEAIVRKAGEVAAPLLLEGRDFAIQAAADGSVSYRGKAWSLDGLTLALRGPHQQQNAAVALACLEALHAWGVAVPPEAGREGLASARWPGRLEEVGGPPPILLDGAHNPAGVEVLRASLRALYPGRRLHLVFGVVGDKDRGPMMRALLPDCTSVQLTPLDTPRSLAPADYLEEARALCPDVAAWSDVEAALDAARRRAGPDDVVLCTGSLFLVGMVKARLRRNLGAMHQES from the coding sequence ATGAGCGCCCCCCGGACGCCACAGGAGGCGCTGGCCTTCTTCGCGAAGCTCAACCCCTCCGGCATCAAGCTGGGGCTGGAGCGCGTGCGCGAGGCCCTGGTGGCGCTGGGCCACCCGGAGCGCCGCTACCCGGCGCTCCATGTCGCGGGCACCAACGGCAAGGGCAGCACCTGCGCCTTCACCGCCGCCGCGCTCCAGGCCGCGGGCCACCACGTGGGCCTCTACACGTCCCCGCACCTGGTGCGCGTCAACGAGCGCATCCGCGTGGACGGCGAGGACATCTCCGACGAGGCCTTCGGGCGCGCCATCCTCGAGGTGCTGGAGCGCTACCCCTCCGCCGTCTCCGAGCCGATGACGTACTTCGAGTTCGGCACCGTGGTGGCCCTCTGGCACTTCGCCCGCGTGGGCGTGGACGTGGCCGTGCTGGAGACAGGGCTGGGGGGCCGGCTGGACGCCACCACCGCGTCGAGCCCCGTGGTGACGGCGATTACGCCCGTGTCCTTCGACCACATGGAGTACCTGGGCCACACCCTGGCGGCCATCGCCGGGGAGAAGGCCGGCATCCTCAAGCCCGGCGTGCCATGCGTGGTGGCCCGGCAGGAGCCGGAGGCCCTGGAGGCCATCGTCCGCAAGGCCGGAGAGGTGGCGGCCCCGCTGCTCCTGGAGGGGCGGGATTTCGCCATCCAGGCCGCCGCGGACGGAAGTGTGTCCTACCGTGGGAAGGCCTGGTCGCTGGACGGGCTGACGCTGGCGCTCCGTGGGCCGCACCAGCAGCAGAACGCCGCGGTGGCGCTCGCCTGCCTGGAGGCGCTGCACGCGTGGGGTGTGGCCGTGCCACCGGAGGCGGGGAGGGAAGGGCTGGCTTCGGCGCGCTGGCCGGGGCGGCTGGAGGAGGTCGGCGGACCGCCGCCCATCCTGCTCGACGGTGCCCACAACCCGGCGGGGGTGGAGGTGCTGCGCGCCTCGCTTCGCGCGCTGTATCCGGGACGTCGCCTCCACCTCGTCTTCGGCGTGGTGGGCGACAAGGACCGCGGGCCGATGATGCGCGCGCTGCTTCCGGATTGTACCTCGGTACAGCTCACGCCGTTGGACACGCCACGCTCGCTCGCACCCGCGGACTATCTCGAGGAGGCGCGCGCCCTGTGTCCGGACGTGGCCGCCTGGTCTGATGTCGAAGCCGCACTCGACGCGGCACGTAGGCGAGCAGGGCCGGACGACGTCGTGCTCTGTACAGGCTCATTGTTCCTGGTAGGCATGGTGAAAGCCCGCCTGCGTCGAAACCTTGGCGCGATGCATCAGGAGTCGTAG